CGCAGGTGCAGGGTCATCTTCGGGTTCGGCTTGTGCCGGCGCGCCGGGATCTCGATGGCGCGCTTGCCCGAGAGGTACTGGCCGGTGAGCGAACGCGGCGCCTCCAGGATGTCCTGCAGGGTGCCTTGGCCGACGATCTCGCCGCCATGCACGCCCGCGCCCGGACCGATGTCCAGCACGTAGTCGGCCAGGCGGATCGCGTCTTCGTCATGCTCGACCACGATCACCGTGTTGCCCAGGTCGCGCAGGCGGGTCAGGGTGCCGAGCAGGCGCTCGTTGTCGCGCTGGTGCAGGCCGATGGATGGCTCGTCGAGCACGTACATCACCCCGACCAGGCCGGCGCCGATCTGGCTGGCCAGGCGGATGCGCTGCGCTTCGCCGCCGGACAGCGTGTCCGCCTTGCGCTCCAGCGTGAGGTAATCCAGGCCCACATCGACCAGGAAGCCCAGGCGCTCGCCGATCTCCTTGACGATCTTGCCGGCGATCTCGCCGCGCCAGCCGGGCAGGGTCATGCCGCTGAAGAACTTCAGCGCTTCGTCGATCGGCAGCACCACCAGTTCCGGCAGCGCACGGTCGGCCACGAACACGTTGCGCGCCGCGCGGTTCAGGCGCTGGCCGTTGCATTCCGGGCAGTTGCGTTCGCTGATGTACTTGGCCAGCTCTTCGCGCACCGCGGCCGACTCGGTTTCCTTGTAGCGGCGCTCGAGGTTGGGAATGATGCCCTCGAAGCGGTGCTTGCGCTGGGTGCGGCCGCCGTTTTCGGTGAAGTAGGTGAAGGTGATGGTTTCATCGCCGCTGCCGTACAGCACCGCCTGGCGCACGCTGTCGGACAAGCTCTGCCACGGCGCGTCCACGTCGAACTTGTAGTGCTTGGCCAGCGAGGCGATCAGCTGGAAGTAATAGGCGTTGCGGCGGTCCCAGCCGCGCACGGCACCGGCCGAGAGCGACAGCTCCGGGTGCACCACCACGCGCGAGGGATCGAAGAACTCGGCCATGCCCAGGCCGTCGCAGCCCGGGCAGGCGCCCACCGGCGAGTTGAACGAGAACAGGCGCGGTTCCAGCTCGGGCAGCGAGTAGTCGCAGACCGGGCAACTGTACTTGGACGAGAACAGGTGCGCCGGCGCGTCTTCCACGTCCAGCGACTGCACCGAGACCATGCCGTCGCCCAGCTTCAGCGCGGTTTCAAAGCTTTCGGCCAGGCGCTGCTTGATGTCCTCGCGCGGGCGGAAGCGGTCGATCACCGCCTCGATGGTGTGCTTCTGGCGCAGCGCCAGCGGCGGCACCGCGTCGATCTCATGCAGCGCGCCGTCCACGCGCACGCGCACGAAGCCCTGCGCGCGCAGCTGGTCGAACACCTGCGCATGCTCGCCCTTGCGCTCGCGGATCACCGGCGCCAGCAGCATGTAGCGCTGCTCCGGGTCCAGCGTGAGCACGTGGTCGACCATCTGGCTCACGGTCTGCGCTTCCAGCGGGTAGCCGTGGTCGGGGCAGCGCGGGCTGCCGACGCGGGCGTACAGCAGGCGAAGGTAGTCGTAGATCTCGGTGATCGTGCCGACCGTCGAACGCGGGTTGTGCGAGGTCGACTTCTGCTCGATCGAGATCGCCGGGGACAGGCCTTCGATATGGTCCAGGTCCGGCTTTTCCATCACGCTCAGGAACTGCCGCGCATACGCCGACAGCGACTCCACGTAGCGGCGCTGGCCTTCTGCATAGATGGTGTCGAACGCCAGCGACGACTTGCCCGAACCGGACAGGCCGGTGATCACGATCAGCTTGTCGCGGGGCAGGTCGAGATCGATGTTCTTGAGGTTGTGCGTCCGCGCGCCGCGGATGCGGATGAAATCCATCGCCATGGGGGATCCGTTGTGGGGCTCTGGCCGGCAATCGGTCAGCCTACCGAGCTTGGGATTTGGGGGCAATCGGCGACATTGCCAGCCCGCCGTCTCATCTATTGAGACCCGGCGGGCCTGAACCTGAACGGGGTTCAGGCCCTGGCCGCCCGGGGCAGGGGGTGGGTTGACCCGGACCCGGTGCAGTCATTAAAATCCCGCTTCTGTCCGCCCTCGATGGCGGCAGTCCATAGACCACAATAACTACAGAGGAAGTCTGGTCATGTACGCAGTACTGGTAACCGGCGGTAAGCAATACCGCGTGGCGCAGGGCGAAACGCTCCGCGTTGAAAAGCTCGAAGTCGAAGTCGGCAACGAGATCAAGTTCGACGAAATCCTGATGCTGGGCGACAGCGACGGCATCAAGCTGGGCGACGCGCTGAAGGGCGCCTCGGTCACCGCCAAGGTCGTGTCCCAGGGTCGTGCTGACAAGGTCCGGATCATCAAGTTCCGTCGCCGTAAGCACCACATGAAGCGCCAGGGTCACCGTCAGTACTACACCGAAATCGAGATCACCGGCATCGCCGGTGGCAGCAAGTAATCAGGAGAAGCAGTCATGGCACATAAAAAGGGCGTAGGCTCATCGCGCAACGGTCGCGACTCCAACCCGAAGTACCTCGGCGTCAAGATCTTCGGTGGCCAGGCCATCGATGCCGGCAACATCATCGTGCGTCAGCGCGGCACCCAGTTCCATCCGGGCGCCGGCGTCGGCCTCGGCCGTGACCACACCCTGTTCGCGCTGGTCGACGGCAAGGTGGAGTTCTCGGTGAAGGGCCCGAAGAAGCGTCGTACCGTCAGCGTCGTCGCCGAAGCCTGAGCTTCGCGACACCCGGGCGTCGCCCCCGCCTAGGCGTGGGGCCGCTTGCGAAAGCCCCGCCTCGGCGGGGCTTTTGTTTTTCACGTTAGACTCTGCGGTCGGGCGCGTTCCGTGCCTACCGCCTCCAGGTGGCATCCAGAATCATGAAACTTGTAGACGAAGCAGAAATCCAGGTTACCGCCGGCAATGGCGGCAACGGCTGCGTCGGTTTCCGTCGCGAGAAGTTCATTCCGCTGGGCGGCCCGGACGGCGGCGACGGCGGCAATGGCGGCAGCGTGTACATCCGCGCCGACGAAAACCTCAATACCCTGGTCGACTTCCGCCACGAGCGCATCTTCAAGGCGCAGCGCGGCGAGAACGGCATGGGCCGCCAGGCCTACGGCAAGGGCGGCGAAGATCTCATCATCACCGTGCCGGTCGGCACCGTGATCATCAACGTCGCCACCGACGAAGTCATCGGCGACCTGGTCCAGCATGACGACATCCTGCTGGTGGCCAAGGGCGGCAAGGGCGGCCTGGGCAACATGCACTTCAAGAGCTCCACCAACCGCTCGCCGCGCCAGTCGCTGCCGGGCGAGGAGGGCGAAGAGCGCCTGCTCAAGCTGGAGCTGAAGTTGCTGGCCGACGTGGGCCTGCTGGGCTTCCCCAATGCCGGCAAGAGCACCCTGATCCGCGCCGTGTCCGCTGCCACCCCCAAGGTGGCCGACTACCCGTTCACCACCCTCTACCCCAACCTGGGCGTGGTGCGCGTGGAGAACTACCGCAGCTTCGTGATCGCCGACATTCCCGGCCTGATCGAAGGTGCGGCCGACGGGGCCGGGCTGGGCGCGCAGTTCCTGCGCCACCTGCAGCGTACCCGCCTGCTGCTGCACCTGGTGGACATCTCCCCGATGGAAGGCGGCGTGGAAATCTCGCCGATCGAGCAGGTCCGTGCGATCGAGCGCGAGCTGGCCAAGCACGACCCGGAGCTGCTGGAAAAGCCGCGCTGGCTGGTGCTGAACAAGGCTGACCTGATGTTCGAGGACGAGGCCAAGGCCGCGGCCGAGAAGATCATCGCCGAGCTGGGCTGGACCCAGCCGTGGTACCTGGTCTCGGCGCTGGGCCGTGAAGGCACCTGGCCGATCATGACCAACATCATGGCGTTCTTCGACCGCCAGAAGGAAGACGAAGCGGATGCGCGCAACGCGCTCTGACGCTGCCGTCGCTTTCATGGAAAACCCGGCTTCGGCCGGGTTTTTCTGTGGCGCCCATCGCGTAGAGCCGGGCTCTGCCCGGCTGCGCATGAACCTCAACGCAAAAAACCCGGCCTGGGCCGGGTTCTTTCACCGCACGCCGCGCGTGGCGCGGCGTTGCGCCGGA
This portion of the Stenotrophomonas aracearum genome encodes:
- the uvrA gene encoding excinuclease ABC subunit UvrA, translated to MAMDFIRIRGARTHNLKNIDLDLPRDKLIVITGLSGSGKSSLAFDTIYAEGQRRYVESLSAYARQFLSVMEKPDLDHIEGLSPAISIEQKSTSHNPRSTVGTITEIYDYLRLLYARVGSPRCPDHGYPLEAQTVSQMVDHVLTLDPEQRYMLLAPVIRERKGEHAQVFDQLRAQGFVRVRVDGALHEIDAVPPLALRQKHTIEAVIDRFRPREDIKQRLAESFETALKLGDGMVSVQSLDVEDAPAHLFSSKYSCPVCDYSLPELEPRLFSFNSPVGACPGCDGLGMAEFFDPSRVVVHPELSLSAGAVRGWDRRNAYYFQLIASLAKHYKFDVDAPWQSLSDSVRQAVLYGSGDETITFTYFTENGGRTQRKHRFEGIIPNLERRYKETESAAVREELAKYISERNCPECNGQRLNRAARNVFVADRALPELVVLPIDEALKFFSGMTLPGWRGEIAGKIVKEIGERLGFLVDVGLDYLTLERKADTLSGGEAQRIRLASQIGAGLVGVMYVLDEPSIGLHQRDNERLLGTLTRLRDLGNTVIVVEHDEDAIRLADYVLDIGPGAGVHGGEIVGQGTLQDILEAPRSLTGQYLSGKRAIEIPARRHKPNPKMTLHLRGASGNNLKGVDLDIPSGLLTCITGVSGSGKSTLINDTLFSLAANEINGSSHPIAPYTSVDGLDLFDKVVDIDQSPIGRTPRSNPATYTGLFTPLRELYAQVPEARARGYSPGRFSFNVRGGRCEACQGDGLIKVEMHFLPDVYVPCDVCHGKRYNRETLEILYKGYNINDVLQMNVEDALKLFEPVPSIARKLETLVDVGLSYIKLGQSATTLSGGEAQRVKLSKELSRRDTGRTLYILDEPTTGLHFHDIEALLGVLHKLRDEGNTVVVIEHNLDVIKTADWIVDLGPEGGHRGGTILVTGTPEDVAAHPASYTGQFLAKMLPSTSARPERPAATANKPDARPPRKAKPEKPAKVAKKAVAAKRATTPSKTSPAKTPKAKKK
- the rplU gene encoding 50S ribosomal protein L21; the encoded protein is MYAVLVTGGKQYRVAQGETLRVEKLEVEVGNEIKFDEILMLGDSDGIKLGDALKGASVTAKVVSQGRADKVRIIKFRRRKHHMKRQGHRQYYTEIEITGIAGGSK
- the rpmA gene encoding 50S ribosomal protein L27; protein product: MAHKKGVGSSRNGRDSNPKYLGVKIFGGQAIDAGNIIVRQRGTQFHPGAGVGLGRDHTLFALVDGKVEFSVKGPKKRRTVSVVAEA
- the cgtA gene encoding Obg family GTPase CgtA: MKLVDEAEIQVTAGNGGNGCVGFRREKFIPLGGPDGGDGGNGGSVYIRADENLNTLVDFRHERIFKAQRGENGMGRQAYGKGGEDLIITVPVGTVIINVATDEVIGDLVQHDDILLVAKGGKGGLGNMHFKSSTNRSPRQSLPGEEGEERLLKLELKLLADVGLLGFPNAGKSTLIRAVSAATPKVADYPFTTLYPNLGVVRVENYRSFVIADIPGLIEGAADGAGLGAQFLRHLQRTRLLLHLVDISPMEGGVEISPIEQVRAIERELAKHDPELLEKPRWLVLNKADLMFEDEAKAAAEKIIAELGWTQPWYLVSALGREGTWPIMTNIMAFFDRQKEDEADARNAL